A stretch of Oncorhynchus clarkii lewisi isolate Uvic-CL-2024 unplaced genomic scaffold, UVic_Ocla_1.0 unplaced_contig_7590_pilon_pilon, whole genome shotgun sequence DNA encodes these proteins:
- the LOC139395951 gene encoding metastasis-associated in colon cancer protein 1-like isoform X2, with protein sequence MAAVRAKSFRRQGSLIRSKSEGTLIDLDDTGTLNVNNLNGSSYIINQVTKHSEWPVLQPEVKHGSQTTNPFWNKLSISNPFLDDILHTNNDKTLSNADLSVQKDEPSTLFDTENFDASSTSSDETNFAHFADTKQKSIRQSGRWRSASDILDDQERKEPKRENGFKLSAGPFLNADFEWLKNDREAYKMAWLSHRQLTRSCLDLGLMSQSPGWAQTQATDSQIVCKIGHSGGSLQLPDSDITVHIPEGHVPAGEVQEVALKAILEPPHGLNNNYMTTVSPLLEVSLSNTSGKESITLEMKMVAEVKKDPISQVMTTFVGLVSNKREGPYQKVKDCYIYKNIMQMSLQDLKSNFYVIVAAEASVIQPPATSVWDYLDRQVTVAVYGPKYIHPSFKVVVVVSCHDNVPPRLPFSDIHRGSRNLPPLVLQLWEKHQFSPERLNDLHIATSVLASKFEVKAQDKRKEVKQGLLKLGKVIHLPLELAKMGNGEMDSFKLCLQVRDSNSVTVAEFQVSSPAAAPIRSEKRDPVRNNMCQSLSIPEESVPEFPKFWTRPVKVQCYGVALKSVLRQPRVEYLLEYFKGDTVALLSRETVRSVGQSKVKEWYIGFLRGRTGLVHCKNVKLITRDQVIDFNGTDFTTETLLDNMALPFKKLTYIYSDIQTLVTEHIPSWRGFADALGYSSLLLDTITRRHAETEAEKVACVLEKLKEDCHTENSKKKFQHKLMIGLLKMDSQALVAHLIQNTVILSTAVELGIRWRELAERLGKLSSAQIAAYEAPHRGKSGEVSVVSMWKPAYDFLYSWSQLYGEGYQDMIQDLHLALDKMKSPITRQWRQLTGALIAVNCLEILRVSAFTKP encoded by the exons ATGGCAGCTGTCAGAGCAAAGTCATTTCGTCGCCAAGGAAGTCTCATTAGGAGCAAATCTGAGGGGACGTTGATTGATCTAGATGACACTGGAACGCTGAACGTCAACAATTTAAATG GGAGTAGTTACATAATAAATCAAGTGACAAAACATTCAGAGTGGCCTGTGTTGCAGCCGGAGGTCAAACATGGAAGTCAAACCACAAATCCATTCTGGAACAAACTGTCTATATCCAATCCGTTTTTGGATGACATTTTACACACAAACAATGACAAAACACTAAGCAATGCTGATCTCTCAGTACAGAAAGATGAACCTTCGACTCTGTTTGACACTGAGAACTTTGACGCCAGTAGCACATCTTCGGACGAAACAAACTTCGCCCATTTTGCGGATACGAAGCAAAAGAGCATAAGACAATCAGGAAGATGGAGGAGTGCCTCGGATATTCTCGACGACCAGGAGAGAAAGGAACCGAAAAGGGAAAATGGCTTCAAATTGTCAGCAGGCCCATTTCTGAATGCAGAttttgagtggttgaaaaatgaccgGGAGGCGTACAAAATGGCCTGGTTGAGTCACAGGCAGCTAACGAGGTCATGTCTTGACCTAGGCCTGATGAGTCAGAGTCCTGGATGGGCCCAGACCCAAGCCACCGACTCTCAGATAGTCTGCAAGATAGGTCACAGCGGAGGGTCACTACAGTTACCAGACTCTGATATTACCGTCCATATCCCAGAGGGCCATGTTCCTGCTGGGGAGGTTCAGGAGGTTGCACTGAAAGCCATCCTGGAGCCCCCTCACGGGCTGAACAACAACTACATGACAACCGTGAGTCCGCTCCTGGAGGTGAGTCTCAGCAACACGAGCGGAAAGGAATCCATCACGCTGGAAATGAAAATGGTCGCGGAGGTCAAGAAGGATCCGATAAGTCAGGTCATGACCACATTTGTGGGACTAGTGTCCAACAAGAGAGAGGGACCTTATCAGAAAGTCAAGGACTGTTACATTTACAAGAACATCATGCAGATGAGTCTTCAAGACTTAAAGTCTAATTTCTATGTTATTGTAGCCGCAGAGGCCTCGGTTATCCAGCCCCCTGCTACATCCGTTTGGGATTACCTGGATCGTCAAGTCACCGTCGCCGTTTATGGCCCAAAGTATATCCATCCATCTTTCAAAGTGGTCGTGGTCGTCTCTTGCCACGATAACGTTCCACCGAGGCTTCCGTTCTCAGATATCCACAGGGGCAGCAGAAACTTGCCCCCTCTGGTGCTACAGCTCTGGGAGAAGCACCAGTTTAGCCCAGAGAGACTGAATGACCTACACATTGCGACTTCCGTCTTAGCGTCAAAGTTCGAAGTCAAAGCCCAGGATAAAAGGAAAGAGGTGAAACAAGGGCTACTCAAACTGGGTAAAGTCATTCACCTGCCTCTTGAGCTGGCCAAGATGGGCAATGGGGAGATGGATTCCTTTAAACTATGCCTCCAGGTGAGGGATTCAAACAGCGTCACAGTAGCAGAGTTCCAGGTGTCTTCCCCTGCAGCGGCACCTATTCGCTCTGAAAAGCGAGATCCCGTGCGAAACAACATGTGTCAATCGCTATCTATACCGGAGGAATCCGTCCCAGAGTTCCCCAAATTCTGGACCAGACCTGTGAAGGTGCAGTGTTACGGGGTGGCACTGAAGTCAGTGCTCCGGCAACCGCGAGTGGAGTACCTCCTGGAGTACTTCAAGGGTGACACCGTGgctctcctctccagagagacCGTGAGGTCGGTGGGCCAGTCCAAAGTCAAGGAGTGGTACATCGGCTTCCTCCGAGGCAGGACCGGCCTGGTCCATTGCAAGAACGTCAAGCTCATCACCCGAGACCAAGTGATCGACTTCAACGGCACTGACTTCACCACCGAGACCCTCTTGGACAACATGGCACTGCCGTTCAAGAAGCTCACCTACATCTACTCAGACATCCAGACACTGGTGACTGAACACATCCCCAGCTGGAGGGGCTTCGCTGATGCCCTGGGCTACTCGAGCTTGTTGCTGGACACAATCACACGGAGACATGCTGAAACAGAAGCCGAGAAGGTGGCCTGCGTGCTGGAGAAACTGAAGGAGGACTGCCACACTGAGAACAGCAAGAAGAAGTTCCAGCACAAGCTCATGATC GGTCTGTTGAAGATGGACTCTCAGGCTCTAGTGGCTCATCTGATCCAGAACACGGTCATCCTGTCCACAGCGGTGGAGCTGGGTATCAGGTGGAGGGAGCTCGCTGAGAGGCTGGGGAAACTCTCCAGTGCTCAGATCGCTGCTTACGAGGCACCACACCGGGGGAAGAGTGGAGAAGTTAGCGTCGTG TCTATGTGGAAACCTGCCTATGACTTCCTGTACTCATGGAGCCAGCTGTACGGGGAGGGCTACCAGGACATGATCCAGGACCTCCACCTGGCCCTAGACAAGATGAAGAGCCCAATCACCAGACAGTGGAGGCAGCTGACCGGGGCGCTAATCGCAGTCAACTGTCTGGAGATCCTCAGGGTCTCAGCCTTCACCAAACCATAG
- the LOC139395951 gene encoding metastasis-associated in colon cancer protein 1-like isoform X1, whose amino-acid sequence MVNVKMAAVRAKSFRRQGSLIRSKSEGTLIDLDDTGTLNVNNLNGSSYIINQVTKHSEWPVLQPEVKHGSQTTNPFWNKLSISNPFLDDILHTNNDKTLSNADLSVQKDEPSTLFDTENFDASSTSSDETNFAHFADTKQKSIRQSGRWRSASDILDDQERKEPKRENGFKLSAGPFLNADFEWLKNDREAYKMAWLSHRQLTRSCLDLGLMSQSPGWAQTQATDSQIVCKIGHSGGSLQLPDSDITVHIPEGHVPAGEVQEVALKAILEPPHGLNNNYMTTVSPLLEVSLSNTSGKESITLEMKMVAEVKKDPISQVMTTFVGLVSNKREGPYQKVKDCYIYKNIMQMSLQDLKSNFYVIVAAEASVIQPPATSVWDYLDRQVTVAVYGPKYIHPSFKVVVVVSCHDNVPPRLPFSDIHRGSRNLPPLVLQLWEKHQFSPERLNDLHIATSVLASKFEVKAQDKRKEVKQGLLKLGKVIHLPLELAKMGNGEMDSFKLCLQVRDSNSVTVAEFQVSSPAAAPIRSEKRDPVRNNMCQSLSIPEESVPEFPKFWTRPVKVQCYGVALKSVLRQPRVEYLLEYFKGDTVALLSRETVRSVGQSKVKEWYIGFLRGRTGLVHCKNVKLITRDQVIDFNGTDFTTETLLDNMALPFKKLTYIYSDIQTLVTEHIPSWRGFADALGYSSLLLDTITRRHAETEAEKVACVLEKLKEDCHTENSKKKFQHKLMIGLLKMDSQALVAHLIQNTVILSTAVELGIRWRELAERLGKLSSAQIAAYEAPHRGKSGEVSVVSMWKPAYDFLYSWSQLYGEGYQDMIQDLHLALDKMKSPITRQWRQLTGALIAVNCLEILRVSAFTKP is encoded by the exons ATGGTAA ATGTAAAGATGGCAGCTGTCAGAGCAAAGTCATTTCGTCGCCAAGGAAGTCTCATTAGGAGCAAATCTGAGGGGACGTTGATTGATCTAGATGACACTGGAACGCTGAACGTCAACAATTTAAATG GGAGTAGTTACATAATAAATCAAGTGACAAAACATTCAGAGTGGCCTGTGTTGCAGCCGGAGGTCAAACATGGAAGTCAAACCACAAATCCATTCTGGAACAAACTGTCTATATCCAATCCGTTTTTGGATGACATTTTACACACAAACAATGACAAAACACTAAGCAATGCTGATCTCTCAGTACAGAAAGATGAACCTTCGACTCTGTTTGACACTGAGAACTTTGACGCCAGTAGCACATCTTCGGACGAAACAAACTTCGCCCATTTTGCGGATACGAAGCAAAAGAGCATAAGACAATCAGGAAGATGGAGGAGTGCCTCGGATATTCTCGACGACCAGGAGAGAAAGGAACCGAAAAGGGAAAATGGCTTCAAATTGTCAGCAGGCCCATTTCTGAATGCAGAttttgagtggttgaaaaatgaccgGGAGGCGTACAAAATGGCCTGGTTGAGTCACAGGCAGCTAACGAGGTCATGTCTTGACCTAGGCCTGATGAGTCAGAGTCCTGGATGGGCCCAGACCCAAGCCACCGACTCTCAGATAGTCTGCAAGATAGGTCACAGCGGAGGGTCACTACAGTTACCAGACTCTGATATTACCGTCCATATCCCAGAGGGCCATGTTCCTGCTGGGGAGGTTCAGGAGGTTGCACTGAAAGCCATCCTGGAGCCCCCTCACGGGCTGAACAACAACTACATGACAACCGTGAGTCCGCTCCTGGAGGTGAGTCTCAGCAACACGAGCGGAAAGGAATCCATCACGCTGGAAATGAAAATGGTCGCGGAGGTCAAGAAGGATCCGATAAGTCAGGTCATGACCACATTTGTGGGACTAGTGTCCAACAAGAGAGAGGGACCTTATCAGAAAGTCAAGGACTGTTACATTTACAAGAACATCATGCAGATGAGTCTTCAAGACTTAAAGTCTAATTTCTATGTTATTGTAGCCGCAGAGGCCTCGGTTATCCAGCCCCCTGCTACATCCGTTTGGGATTACCTGGATCGTCAAGTCACCGTCGCCGTTTATGGCCCAAAGTATATCCATCCATCTTTCAAAGTGGTCGTGGTCGTCTCTTGCCACGATAACGTTCCACCGAGGCTTCCGTTCTCAGATATCCACAGGGGCAGCAGAAACTTGCCCCCTCTGGTGCTACAGCTCTGGGAGAAGCACCAGTTTAGCCCAGAGAGACTGAATGACCTACACATTGCGACTTCCGTCTTAGCGTCAAAGTTCGAAGTCAAAGCCCAGGATAAAAGGAAAGAGGTGAAACAAGGGCTACTCAAACTGGGTAAAGTCATTCACCTGCCTCTTGAGCTGGCCAAGATGGGCAATGGGGAGATGGATTCCTTTAAACTATGCCTCCAGGTGAGGGATTCAAACAGCGTCACAGTAGCAGAGTTCCAGGTGTCTTCCCCTGCAGCGGCACCTATTCGCTCTGAAAAGCGAGATCCCGTGCGAAACAACATGTGTCAATCGCTATCTATACCGGAGGAATCCGTCCCAGAGTTCCCCAAATTCTGGACCAGACCTGTGAAGGTGCAGTGTTACGGGGTGGCACTGAAGTCAGTGCTCCGGCAACCGCGAGTGGAGTACCTCCTGGAGTACTTCAAGGGTGACACCGTGgctctcctctccagagagacCGTGAGGTCGGTGGGCCAGTCCAAAGTCAAGGAGTGGTACATCGGCTTCCTCCGAGGCAGGACCGGCCTGGTCCATTGCAAGAACGTCAAGCTCATCACCCGAGACCAAGTGATCGACTTCAACGGCACTGACTTCACCACCGAGACCCTCTTGGACAACATGGCACTGCCGTTCAAGAAGCTCACCTACATCTACTCAGACATCCAGACACTGGTGACTGAACACATCCCCAGCTGGAGGGGCTTCGCTGATGCCCTGGGCTACTCGAGCTTGTTGCTGGACACAATCACACGGAGACATGCTGAAACAGAAGCCGAGAAGGTGGCCTGCGTGCTGGAGAAACTGAAGGAGGACTGCCACACTGAGAACAGCAAGAAGAAGTTCCAGCACAAGCTCATGATC GGTCTGTTGAAGATGGACTCTCAGGCTCTAGTGGCTCATCTGATCCAGAACACGGTCATCCTGTCCACAGCGGTGGAGCTGGGTATCAGGTGGAGGGAGCTCGCTGAGAGGCTGGGGAAACTCTCCAGTGCTCAGATCGCTGCTTACGAGGCACCACACCGGGGGAAGAGTGGAGAAGTTAGCGTCGTG TCTATGTGGAAACCTGCCTATGACTTCCTGTACTCATGGAGCCAGCTGTACGGGGAGGGCTACCAGGACATGATCCAGGACCTCCACCTGGCCCTAGACAAGATGAAGAGCCCAATCACCAGACAGTGGAGGCAGCTGACCGGGGCGCTAATCGCAGTCAACTGTCTGGAGATCCTCAGGGTCTCAGCCTTCACCAAACCATAG